A stretch of the Geovibrio thiophilus genome encodes the following:
- a CDS encoding alpha/beta hydrolase, translating into MNISFKKLVVVLMLTFVSMSLSACATTEHSGKTAPIILKEQGSFAAGGSVVTNPGTFNPVKMTPEGQTFHGDHAYVFYQIPEQARRLPLVFWHGFGQFSKTWETTPDGREGYQNIFLRRGYGVYVLDQPRRGNAGRSTQSVTINPVPDEQKWFNIFRVGIWPEYFDGVQFPRDQESLNQYFRQMTPDTGTIDINLNSDAVAALFEKIGQGILVTHSNSGGMGWQTAIKSSNIRAVVSYEPGSNFVFPEGEVPAPKASSGGTLGAIGIPLSDFMKLTKIPIVIYYGDNIPEKPIENPGQDQWRIRLEMARQWANTVNSHGGDAEVVHLPEIGIHGNTHFPFSDLNNIEIADLMSDWLVEKGLN; encoded by the coding sequence ATGAACATAAGTTTCAAAAAACTGGTAGTTGTTCTCATGCTGACTTTCGTCAGCATGAGCCTCTCCGCATGCGCAACCACAGAACACAGCGGTAAAACCGCACCAATTATCCTCAAAGAGCAGGGAAGCTTTGCCGCTGGCGGTTCAGTGGTCACCAACCCCGGAACATTCAATCCTGTCAAAATGACTCCCGAGGGGCAAACATTTCACGGAGATCATGCTTACGTATTTTACCAGATTCCTGAACAAGCCCGCAGACTGCCTCTCGTGTTCTGGCATGGCTTCGGACAGTTCTCAAAGACATGGGAGACAACACCGGACGGGCGAGAAGGCTATCAGAATATTTTTCTGCGCCGCGGCTACGGCGTTTATGTGCTTGATCAGCCGCGCAGAGGCAATGCGGGACGCAGCACTCAGTCAGTTACTATCAATCCTGTGCCCGATGAGCAGAAATGGTTCAATATTTTCCGTGTGGGAATATGGCCTGAATACTTTGACGGAGTACAGTTCCCCCGCGATCAGGAATCACTGAACCAGTATTTCCGCCAAATGACACCGGATACCGGAACAATAGATATAAATTTAAACTCGGATGCAGTCGCAGCGTTGTTTGAAAAGATTGGTCAGGGCATTCTTGTCACCCATTCCAATAGCGGAGGCATGGGCTGGCAAACAGCTATAAAAAGCTCCAATATTCGCGCAGTGGTCTCATATGAGCCCGGAAGTAATTTTGTTTTCCCCGAAGGCGAGGTTCCCGCTCCGAAAGCCAGCTCCGGCGGAACCCTTGGGGCTATTGGGATCCCCTTGTCCGACTTTATGAAATTAACCAAGATCCCGATTGTTATTTACTACGGTGATAACATTCCGGAGAAGCCGATTGAAAATCCCGGTCAGGATCAATGGCGGATACGCTTGGAGATGGCTCGCCAATGGGCAAATACAGTGAACAGTCACGGAGGTGATGCAGAAGTGGTACATCTGCCGGAAATAGGTATACATGGCAACACTCACTTCCCGTTCTCTGATCTGAACAATATTGAAATCGCAGATCTTATGTCGGACTGGCTAGTTGAAAAAGGACTGAACTGA
- a CDS encoding alpha/beta hydrolase: MLNLKAIFLLLAATIISPEAAIAADYKLNQFTLVYEGAISKNVKGKVNIHPVTYKLNGTAISANVYTPADYSPSSKYPAVVVAHPNGGVKEQVAGLFAQRLAEQGYITIAADAAYQGASGGLPRNVDKPANRIEDIRGMADFITQYAGVDAGRLGLLGICGGGGYSLSAAQTDKRFKTIATLSMFNSGLVRRNGYMDSQLSTIQERLQQASDARAQEAAGGAVIYAADTKLTDEQIAKLPFDLYRQGFEYYWKTHAHPNSTFRYTMSSLLDLMNFDATNNMDLINQPLLMMAGSNADSLYMTQDAFKKAVNAKNKELFLIDGATHIETYWKPQYVNQSMEKLIQFFGNTLK; this comes from the coding sequence ATGTTAAATTTAAAAGCCATATTTTTGTTGCTGGCGGCAACAATTATTTCACCGGAGGCAGCAATTGCCGCAGACTATAAGCTTAACCAGTTTACTCTTGTTTATGAAGGAGCTATCTCCAAGAACGTAAAAGGCAAAGTTAATATTCATCCGGTCACCTACAAGCTTAATGGCACAGCTATTTCTGCCAATGTCTACACTCCTGCCGACTACAGCCCCAGCAGCAAGTACCCAGCGGTGGTTGTGGCCCACCCCAATGGCGGCGTAAAGGAGCAGGTCGCCGGGCTGTTTGCTCAGCGTTTGGCTGAACAAGGATACATCACCATTGCTGCGGACGCTGCGTATCAGGGTGCCAGCGGCGGTCTGCCCCGCAATGTGGATAAGCCTGCAAACCGGATTGAAGATATTCGGGGGATGGCTGACTTCATCACTCAATATGCGGGAGTGGATGCCGGTCGTTTAGGCTTACTGGGTATCTGCGGCGGTGGCGGATATTCCTTAAGCGCCGCTCAAACTGATAAACGTTTTAAAACGATCGCCACTTTGAGCATGTTTAACTCGGGTCTGGTCAGGAGAAACGGCTATATGGACTCGCAGTTATCAACCATACAGGAGCGCTTGCAGCAAGCCTCAGACGCCCGCGCGCAAGAGGCCGCCGGCGGCGCGGTTATCTATGCTGCCGACACCAAGCTGACTGATGAACAGATTGCCAAACTGCCGTTTGATTTATACCGCCAAGGCTTTGAATACTACTGGAAGACTCACGCTCATCCGAATTCAACTTTCAGATACACCATGAGCAGTCTCCTTGACTTAATGAATTTTGACGCAACCAACAACATGGATCTGATCAACCAGCCACTGCTTATGATGGCAGGCAGCAATGCCGATTCGCTGTACATGACTCAGGATGCCTTTAAAAAGGCTGTCAATGCGAAAAACAAAGAATTATTTCTGATAGACGGTGCAACCCACATCGAAACCTATTGGAAACCGCAGTATGTGAACCAGTCTATGGAAAAATTAATCCAATTCTTTGGTAATACACTGAAATAA
- a CDS encoding aldo/keto reductase, whose product MQKRQLGKNGPEVSEIGFGCMGLSYGYGTVTNKKEGIELIRAAFEKGVTFFDTAEVYGPFINEELVGEALASVRDRVVIATKFGFTFGDDGKQQILNSRPKHIRKVAEESLKRLKTDVIDIYYQHRVDPDVPIEDVAGTVKDLIAEGKVKYFGLSEAGADTIRRAHSIQPVTALQSEYSIWWREPEKEIIPVLEELGIGFVTFAPLGKGFLTGAISADTKFAGEDFRSTVPRFAPEALKANQTVVDVLGEIAESKRITRAQLAIAWLLSKKPYIVPIPGTTKLHRLEENLSGANIRVTQEDLKNIDEAFAKITVKGDRYPAHLQKRVGR is encoded by the coding sequence ATGCAAAAACGTCAGCTTGGAAAAAACGGACCGGAAGTATCAGAAATAGGCTTCGGATGTATGGGGCTGAGCTACGGTTACGGAACCGTTACGAACAAAAAAGAAGGGATTGAGCTTATAAGAGCCGCATTTGAGAAAGGCGTCACCTTTTTTGACACGGCAGAAGTTTACGGACCCTTTATAAATGAGGAGCTTGTAGGCGAGGCGCTTGCGTCTGTGCGCGACAGGGTCGTTATAGCTACCAAATTCGGCTTCACTTTCGGAGACGACGGTAAGCAGCAAATCCTGAACAGTCGTCCGAAACATATCAGAAAAGTAGCCGAAGAATCGCTGAAAAGACTTAAAACTGATGTCATAGACATTTATTACCAGCACAGGGTCGATCCGGATGTGCCTATCGAAGATGTAGCAGGAACGGTAAAAGACCTGATCGCAGAGGGTAAGGTTAAGTACTTCGGACTTTCAGAGGCGGGTGCGGATACCATACGCAGGGCTCATTCGATTCAGCCTGTGACCGCACTCCAGAGTGAATACTCCATATGGTGGCGCGAACCTGAAAAAGAGATAATACCAGTCCTTGAGGAACTGGGCATAGGTTTCGTTACCTTCGCCCCGCTCGGCAAAGGCTTTCTGACAGGAGCCATATCCGCAGATACTAAGTTTGCCGGAGAGGACTTCCGCAGTACAGTGCCCCGCTTCGCTCCGGAAGCGCTTAAAGCAAACCAGACTGTTGTGGATGTGCTCGGCGAAATAGCTGAAAGTAAAAGAATAACACGGGCGCAGCTTGCCATCGCGTGGCTGCTGTCTAAGAAGCCGTACATAGTTCCTATCCCCGGCACCACAAAGCTGCACAGACTGGAAGAGAATCTCAGCGGAGCCAATATCAGAGTGACTCAGGAAGACTTGAAAAACATAGACGAAGCCTTTGCAAAGATAACAGTAAAGGGTGACAGGTATCCTGCGCACCTGCAAAAGCGTGTTGGACGCTGA
- a CDS encoding flavodoxin yields MRTRLKGTSLKPFKLTRRKFIVLLTGSILIPAFDINGSQASAEAAENELASGSRILVAYFSRSGNTRVVAGQIKRALNADLFEILPKNPYPEDYNETVEQALQEKISGYRPPLKTLVPDIDSYDTVLLGFPVWGGSPPAVIRTFLSEHNLSGKKLRPFIVYGKYGTGSSVAVLSEHAPKATLLSGFSMQGEQEKDTLAQVSDWLKKEKIDS; encoded by the coding sequence ATGAGAACGCGCCTTAAAGGAACCTCTTTAAAACCGTTTAAACTAACCCGCAGGAAGTTTATCGTCCTGCTGACGGGTTCAATATTGATCCCCGCGTTTGACATTAACGGTTCTCAGGCATCTGCCGAAGCTGCGGAGAATGAATTGGCTTCCGGTTCGCGGATTCTGGTGGCTTATTTTTCCCGAAGCGGCAATACCCGTGTTGTAGCAGGTCAAATTAAACGCGCATTGAATGCAGATCTTTTTGAAATCCTGCCAAAAAACCCTTATCCAGAGGATTATAATGAAACAGTCGAACAAGCACTGCAAGAAAAAATAAGCGGCTACAGACCTCCTCTGAAAACACTTGTTCCCGATATAGACTCATACGATACCGTTTTGCTCGGCTTTCCCGTGTGGGGAGGAAGCCCGCCGGCAGTGATCAGAACATTTCTTTCGGAGCATAATTTATCAGGGAAAAAACTGAGACCCTTCATAGTATACGGTAAATACGGTACTGGAAGCAGTGTCGCAGTACTCTCGGAACATGCACCGAAAGCAACGCTTCTCAGCGGATTTTCAATGCAGGGTGAACAGGAGAAGGACACATTGGCTCAGGTCAGTGACTGGCTGAAGAAGGAAAAAATTGACAGTTAA